From one Pseudomonadota bacterium genomic stretch:
- a CDS encoding serine/threonine protein kinase, translating into MTEHEDYSGRVLDGRYRVDRLLGRGGMGAVYEGRHAIVGKRVAIKMLHAEFAANEEVLKRFYREAQAAAAIGHKNIIDIMDVGVTPANEPYIVMEYLEGEDLEGMLARTGPLSLAAACGILEPALNALFAAHGKGIVHRDLKPANIFLCRDPGGLPTVKLIDFGISKFSGTTGSTKLTQTGSLLGTPAYMSPEQARGDQAVDHRTDIYSMGVILYQMLTGALPFTGDNYNTLLIHVLTEAPRPLRELNPEIPADAEALVLKELEKDPAARSQTAIEMLEAFKGLAAYRERESGMSVLGTQLHGGVASGDLGGAVGGGGGSSASRVLSQMAKATPGAWSGTAAKKGPRPALVGTLVAAALLVVAAVAFFLLKGTDAPVVPVALPAAPVGAPAEAPAAPPPAEPALSRVVSIHVVGAPEGAEILFDGAAVPMNPFSVEPKAALVKLEVRAPGYAAFATMIAPSEDREVAVSLQPEEKPGSKKGSKGSHAKKAEAAPAPATAAAPAPKDAAGATLKEGKRGTKFGDSFE; encoded by the coding sequence ATGACGGAACACGAAGACTACTCCGGTCGGGTGCTCGACGGCAGGTATCGGGTGGACCGGCTGCTCGGGCGCGGCGGCATGGGCGCGGTGTACGAGGGTCGCCACGCGATCGTCGGCAAGCGCGTCGCGATCAAGATGCTGCACGCCGAGTTCGCCGCCAACGAGGAGGTGCTGAAGCGCTTCTATCGCGAGGCGCAGGCCGCGGCGGCGATCGGGCACAAGAACATCATCGACATCATGGACGTCGGCGTGACGCCGGCGAACGAGCCGTACATCGTCATGGAGTACCTCGAGGGCGAGGACCTCGAAGGCATGCTCGCGCGCACCGGCCCCTTGAGCCTCGCGGCCGCGTGCGGCATCCTGGAGCCCGCGCTCAACGCCCTCTTCGCGGCGCACGGGAAGGGGATCGTCCACCGGGATCTGAAGCCGGCGAACATCTTCCTGTGCCGCGATCCGGGAGGCCTGCCGACGGTCAAGCTGATCGACTTCGGCATCTCGAAGTTCTCCGGCACGACCGGGAGCACCAAGCTCACCCAGACCGGGTCGCTCCTCGGCACGCCGGCGTACATGTCGCCCGAGCAGGCGCGCGGCGATCAGGCCGTGGATCACCGCACCGACATCTACTCGATGGGCGTGATCCTGTACCAGATGCTGACCGGCGCGCTCCCCTTCACGGGCGACAACTACAACACGCTGCTCATCCACGTGCTCACGGAGGCACCGAGGCCGCTGCGCGAGCTGAACCCGGAGATCCCGGCCGACGCCGAGGCGCTCGTGCTCAAGGAGCTCGAGAAGGACCCGGCCGCGCGGAGCCAGACCGCGATCGAGATGCTCGAGGCGTTCAAGGGGCTGGCGGCGTACCGGGAGCGCGAGAGCGGGATGTCGGTGCTCGGCACGCAGCTGCACGGCGGCGTGGCGAGCGGTGATCTCGGAGGCGCGGTCGGCGGCGGGGGCGGTTCGTCCGCGTCCCGCGTGCTGTCGCAGATGGCCAAGGCGACACCCGGCGCCTGGTCCGGGACCGCGGCGAAGAAGGGGCCCCGCCCGGCCCTTGTCGGCACGCTCGTCGCGGCGGCGCTCCTCGTCGTGGCCGCCGTGGCGTTCTTCCTCCTCAAAGGGACCGACGCGCCGGTCGTGCCGGTCGCCCTCCCCGCGGCTCCCGTCGGGGCGCCCGCAGAGGCTCCCGCCGCGCCGCCCCCGGCCGAGCCCGCCCTGTCGCGGGTCGTCAGCATCCACGTCGTCGGCGCGCCCGAGGGCGCCGAGATCCTGTTCGACGGCGCCGCGGTCCCGATGAACCCCTTCTCCGTGGAGCCGAAGGCCGCGCTCGTGAAGCTCGAGGTCCGGGCGCCGGGGTACGCGGCGTTCGCCACGATGATCGCGCCGTCCGAGGATCGCGAGGTCGCCGTCTCGCTCCAGCCCGAGGAGAAGCCCGGCTCCAAGAAGGGCTCCAAGGGATCCCACGCGAAGAAGGCGGAGGCCGCTCCCGCCCCCGCGACCGCGGCGGCGCCCGCGCCCAAGGACGCGGCCGGCGCGACGCTCAAGGAAGGCAAGCGCGGCACCAAGTTCGGCGACTCGTTCGAGTGA
- a CDS encoding bifunctional riboflavin kinase/FAD synthetase, which produces MRLARHYLDLAGLGAAKRVVSIGNFDGVHVGHRAVLAAARAEAERRGVELAVLTFEPHPAELFGRAKPRMRLADPEQKTALLAACGVDLALFQRFDAEFAALSPDAFTAEVLVGALGAVCVVIGAGFRFGAGRGGDFASLRAAGARLGFEVIAAPLVTDGGEGVSSTRIRAALLAGEVASARRLLGRPYAVEGDVVHGRGEGEGLGFPTANVGGVRVLLPRSGIYAARCTVRGAVRPAAVYLGDRPTLGHGLSLEAHLLDFDGDLYGDRITIAFVDRVRGDMRFDDVDALRAQMTIDVSRIRSILEADRG; this is translated from the coding sequence ATGCGGCTCGCCCGACACTACCTCGATCTCGCCGGTCTCGGCGCCGCGAAGCGCGTCGTGTCGATCGGCAACTTCGACGGCGTCCACGTCGGCCACCGCGCGGTGCTCGCCGCGGCGCGGGCGGAGGCCGAGAGGAGGGGCGTCGAGCTCGCGGTGCTCACCTTCGAGCCGCACCCGGCCGAGCTGTTCGGCAGGGCGAAGCCGCGCATGCGGCTCGCGGATCCCGAGCAGAAGACCGCGCTGCTCGCCGCGTGCGGCGTCGATCTCGCCCTCTTCCAGAGGTTCGACGCGGAGTTCGCGGCGCTCTCCCCGGACGCCTTCACGGCCGAGGTGCTGGTGGGGGCGCTCGGCGCGGTGTGCGTCGTGATCGGCGCGGGGTTCCGGTTCGGCGCCGGGCGCGGCGGCGACTTCGCGTCGCTGCGGGCGGCGGGCGCGAGGCTCGGGTTCGAGGTGATCGCGGCGCCGCTCGTGACCGACGGGGGAGAGGGCGTCTCCTCGACGCGAATCCGCGCGGCGCTGCTCGCGGGAGAGGTCGCTTCGGCGCGCCGGCTCCTCGGGCGGCCCTACGCGGTGGAGGGCGACGTCGTGCACGGGCGCGGCGAGGGGGAGGGGCTCGGCTTCCCGACGGCGAACGTGGGCGGCGTCCGCGTGCTCTTGCCGCGGTCCGGGATCTACGCCGCCCGCTGCACGGTGCGCGGGGCGGTCCGGCCGGCGGCGGTGTACCTCGGCGATCGCCCCACGCTGGGGCACGGGCTCTCGCTCGAGGCGCACCTCCTCGACTTCGACGGCGATCTCTACGGGGACCGGATCACGATCGCGTTCGTGGATCGGGTGCGCGGCGACATGCGGTTCGACGACGTGGACGCCCTGCGCGCGCAGATGACGATCGACGTCTCGCGGATCCGTTCCATCTTGGAGGCCGACCGTGGCTGA
- a CDS encoding tRNA (cytidine(34)-2'-O)-methyltransferase yields the protein MKIRFDPPGDPFHVVLVNPEIPQNTGNIARMCAATGAVLHLVGELGFDTDEKAVRRAGLDYWHLVRVVEHVDFDACLAALGGPAPLLFATSATRSYLEAPYAPGAVLVFGRESVGLPDDLLERYAERQYGIPMRRGSVRSLNLANAVAITLFRGLEAVGAFRAPFLE from the coding sequence GTGAAGATCCGCTTCGACCCCCCGGGCGATCCGTTCCACGTCGTGCTCGTGAACCCCGAGATCCCGCAGAACACGGGCAACATCGCGCGGATGTGCGCCGCGACCGGAGCCGTGCTGCACCTGGTCGGCGAGCTCGGCTTCGACACCGACGAGAAGGCCGTGCGCCGCGCGGGGCTCGACTACTGGCACCTCGTCCGCGTCGTCGAGCACGTCGACTTCGACGCGTGTCTCGCCGCGCTCGGCGGGCCGGCGCCGCTCCTCTTCGCCACCTCCGCGACGCGGAGCTACCTGGAGGCACCGTACGCGCCGGGCGCGGTGCTCGTGTTCGGCCGGGAGAGCGTCGGCCTGCCCGACGACCTGCTCGAAAGGTACGCGGAGCGGCAGTACGGCATCCCGATGCGCCGGGGGTCGGTGCGCTCCTTGAACCTCGCCAACGCGGTCGCGATCACCCTCTTCCGGGGGCTCGAGGCCGTCGGCGCGTTCCGCGCGCCGTTCCTGGAGTGA
- a CDS encoding DUF1343 domain-containing protein, giving the protein MSRVTLGIETLLSQKKSWIAGRRLGLVAHPASVDGRLEHTLELLAAAGADVRALFGPEHGFAGEAQDMVPVGGESRGPKGLPLTSLYGATEATLSPAPDRLARLDALLIDLADVGARYYTFAWTAVLCVRACHRAGIDAVVLDRPNPLGGEAIEGAPQRDGFLSFVGLAPIPNRHGMTIGEIARFASRAEGTSDALTVVEMAGWRRGMWLEDTGAPWVMPSPNMPTPDTALVYPGACLLEATWASEGRGTTRPFELVGAPGIAPEDLARRLEAERLPGVRFRPTSFRPTFHKHAGRSCGGVQIHVTDRRAFLPYRTGVALLVALKAVAGDAFAWRREAYEFVADVPAIDLLAGGEEIRLGVEAGLSTRELAATWEAGERRFADERREFLFYA; this is encoded by the coding sequence ATGTCGCGCGTAACTCTCGGTATCGAAACGCTTCTTTCCCAGAAGAAATCCTGGATCGCCGGGCGTCGCCTCGGGCTGGTCGCGCACCCCGCGAGCGTGGACGGGCGGCTCGAGCACACCCTCGAGCTGCTCGCGGCGGCCGGGGCGGACGTCCGCGCGCTCTTCGGACCGGAGCACGGCTTCGCCGGCGAGGCGCAGGACATGGTCCCCGTGGGCGGCGAGAGCCGCGGGCCGAAGGGGCTGCCGCTCACGAGCCTCTACGGCGCGACCGAGGCGACGCTTTCGCCCGCGCCCGACAGGCTCGCTCGGCTCGACGCGCTCCTGATCGATCTCGCCGACGTCGGCGCCCGCTACTACACGTTCGCCTGGACCGCGGTGCTCTGCGTGCGCGCCTGCCACCGCGCCGGGATCGACGCCGTCGTGCTCGATCGCCCGAACCCGCTCGGCGGCGAGGCGATCGAGGGGGCGCCTCAGCGCGACGGGTTCCTCTCCTTCGTCGGCCTCGCGCCGATCCCGAACCGCCACGGCATGACGATCGGCGAGATCGCGCGGTTCGCGTCGCGCGCGGAGGGGACGTCGGATGCGCTCACGGTGGTCGAGATGGCGGGCTGGCGGCGCGGGATGTGGCTCGAGGACACGGGCGCGCCGTGGGTGATGCCGTCGCCGAACATGCCGACCCCGGACACGGCGCTCGTCTACCCCGGTGCCTGCCTGCTCGAGGCGACGTGGGCCTCGGAGGGCCGGGGCACGACGCGCCCGTTCGAGCTCGTCGGCGCGCCGGGGATCGCGCCCGAGGATCTCGCCCGGCGCCTCGAGGCGGAGCGGCTCCCCGGCGTGCGCTTCCGGCCGACCTCGTTCCGACCCACGTTCCACAAGCACGCGGGGCGCTCGTGCGGCGGCGTGCAGATCCACGTCACCGACCGGCGCGCGTTCCTCCCGTACAGGACCGGCGTCGCGCTGCTCGTGGCGCTGAAGGCCGTCGCCGGCGACGCCTTCGCGTGGCGGCGCGAGGCGTACGAGTTCGTCGCGGACGTGCCGGCGATCGACCTGCTCGCCGGGGGCGAAGAGATTCGGCTGGGCGTGGAGGCGGGCCTGTCGACCCGCGAGCTCGCCGCCACGTGGGAGGCGGGCGAGCGGCGCTTCGCGGACGAACGACGCGAATTCCTTTTTTACGCGTAA
- a CDS encoding SDR family NAD(P)-dependent oxidoreductase produces the protein MSAPNPLKDKVAVVTGASSGIGRAVSFALAKEGMKLAMVARRLDALVEMEHEVEARGGSALALAVDLRDESQIQFAFSAIKRELGGVDVLVNAAGLGHKAPLVSGSTEHFREMLEVNVLALAVVTREAVRDMRERKVAGQIVHVSSLSAQRVQAGAGMYAATKHAVRALTEGLRQELRALDLPIRVASVSPGDTETEFVARMLRSKQAAADARPAYRQLDADDVAEAVLYILRTPPHVAVHDVLLRPIGQPD, from the coding sequence ATGTCGGCGCCGAACCCCCTCAAGGACAAGGTCGCGGTCGTCACCGGCGCGTCGTCCGGGATCGGCCGGGCCGTCTCGTTCGCGCTCGCCAAGGAGGGGATGAAGCTCGCGATGGTGGCGCGGCGCCTGGACGCGCTCGTCGAGATGGAGCACGAGGTCGAGGCGCGCGGCGGCTCGGCGTTGGCGCTCGCGGTGGATCTGCGCGACGAGTCGCAGATCCAGTTCGCGTTCTCGGCCATCAAGCGCGAGCTCGGCGGGGTCGACGTGCTCGTCAACGCGGCCGGCCTCGGCCACAAGGCGCCGCTCGTGAGCGGATCGACGGAGCACTTCCGCGAGATGCTCGAGGTGAACGTGCTCGCGCTCGCCGTCGTGACGCGCGAGGCGGTCCGCGACATGCGCGAGCGGAAGGTCGCGGGCCAGATCGTCCACGTCTCGTCGCTCTCCGCCCAGCGCGTGCAGGCCGGCGCGGGGATGTACGCCGCTACGAAGCACGCGGTGCGCGCTCTCACCGAGGGGCTCCGGCAGGAGCTGCGCGCGCTCGACCTGCCGATCCGCGTCGCGTCGGTCAGCCCGGGCGACACGGAGACGGAGTTCGTGGCGCGGATGCTGCGATCGAAGCAGGCGGCCGCGGACGCGAGGCCCGCGTACAGGCAGCTCGACGCGGACGACGTCGCTGAGGCGGTGCTCTACATCCTCAGGACGCCGCCGCACGTCGCGGTGCACGACGTCCTGCTCCGCCCGATAGGCCAGCCGGACTGA
- a CDS encoding prolipoprotein diacylglyceryl transferase, whose translation MHSGFDIALFGLDLRLPAYTTMLVAGFVIVIFLARRWAVRNGLDGGKMVDFGILMFLWGIVGSRLLHIFADGHFWDYVNVCLDPSKVDWHVDERECTAVLRGAWDAAEGVCHPVQSNCLAALDVTAGGFAYYGGFIAAALFSIWFIRRHRWPAGKICDMAGFTISLGLVWGRMGCFLASCCFGARSELPFAVRFPPGSAASRAQWQEGLLDTYRVESLAVHPTQLYEALSALAIAAFVYFVVHPRKRFDGQVFVVAMSLYAIARFAVEFIRRDERGGLLGLSTSQLVALGMLALCAWFWIHFKRAASRAA comes from the coding sequence ATGCACTCCGGCTTCGACATCGCGCTTTTCGGCCTGGACTTGAGGCTCCCGGCCTACACGACCATGCTCGTCGCCGGCTTCGTCATCGTCATCTTCCTCGCGCGGCGGTGGGCCGTGCGCAACGGGCTCGACGGCGGCAAGATGGTCGACTTCGGCATCCTGATGTTCCTTTGGGGGATCGTCGGCTCGCGCCTGCTCCACATCTTCGCGGACGGCCACTTCTGGGACTACGTCAACGTCTGCCTCGATCCGTCGAAGGTCGACTGGCACGTGGACGAGCGGGAGTGCACCGCGGTCCTGCGCGGCGCGTGGGACGCGGCCGAGGGCGTGTGCCACCCCGTTCAGAGCAACTGCCTCGCGGCGCTCGACGTCACCGCCGGCGGCTTCGCGTACTACGGCGGCTTCATCGCCGCGGCGCTCTTCTCGATCTGGTTCATCCGGCGCCACCGCTGGCCGGCCGGAAAGATCTGCGACATGGCGGGGTTCACGATCTCGCTCGGCCTCGTGTGGGGCCGCATGGGGTGCTTCCTCGCGTCGTGCTGCTTCGGCGCGCGCTCGGAGCTGCCCTTCGCGGTGCGCTTCCCGCCCGGCTCCGCGGCGTCGCGGGCGCAGTGGCAGGAGGGGCTGCTCGACACCTACCGCGTCGAGTCGCTCGCCGTGCACCCGACCCAGCTCTACGAGGCGCTCTCGGCGCTCGCCATCGCCGCGTTCGTCTACTTCGTGGTCCACCCCCGCAAGCGGTTCGACGGGCAGGTGTTCGTCGTCGCGATGTCGCTCTACGCGATCGCGCGGTTCGCGGTGGAGTTCATCCGCCGCGACGAGCGGGGCGGGCTGCTCGGGCTGTCGACGAGCCAGCTCGTGGCGCTCGGCATGCTCGCGCTGTGCGCCTGGTTCTGGATCCACTTCAAGCGCGCGGCGTCCCGCGCGGCGTGA
- the rnc gene encoding ribonuclease III, whose amino-acid sequence MTTHEEEHPVVTGIPRIGHAFRDPHLVEEALTHRSYQNEHPEAASHNERLEFLGDAVLGMIVADALMRLAPGASEGQLTRWRAALVNEATLAGVARELGLGEALRLGRGEEKNNGREKPSILADAVEAMVGAVYLDGGLGAAQEAVRGLLGEALEDAASGAVGPDVKTVLQERLQAGGGGTPSYHVVATSGPEHEKEFEVEILLDDAVVARGRGRSKKEAEKDAARNALREAAAEGGER is encoded by the coding sequence GTGACGACGCACGAAGAAGAGCACCCGGTCGTAACGGGGATCCCGAGGATCGGCCACGCCTTCCGCGACCCGCACCTGGTCGAGGAGGCGCTGACGCACCGGTCGTACCAGAACGAGCACCCGGAGGCGGCGTCGCACAACGAGCGGCTCGAGTTCCTCGGCGACGCGGTGCTCGGGATGATCGTGGCCGACGCGCTCATGCGGCTCGCGCCGGGCGCGTCCGAGGGCCAGCTCACGCGGTGGCGGGCCGCGCTCGTCAACGAGGCGACGCTCGCGGGCGTCGCCCGAGAGCTCGGCCTCGGGGAGGCGCTCCGGCTCGGCCGGGGCGAGGAAAAGAACAACGGCCGCGAGAAACCGTCTATCCTCGCGGACGCGGTCGAGGCGATGGTCGGCGCGGTGTACCTCGACGGCGGGCTCGGCGCGGCGCAGGAAGCGGTGCGCGGCCTGCTCGGCGAGGCGCTCGAGGACGCGGCGAGCGGCGCGGTGGGGCCGGACGTGAAGACCGTGCTGCAGGAGCGGCTGCAGGCGGGCGGCGGCGGGACCCCGTCGTACCACGTGGTCGCCACGAGCGGCCCGGAGCACGAGAAGGAGTTCGAGGTGGAGATCCTGCTCGACGACGCGGTGGTCGCGCGCGGCCGGGGGCGCAGCAAGAAGGAGGCCGAGAAGGACGCGGCGCGCAACGCCCTGCGCGAAGCGGCGGCCGAGGGAGGCGAGCGATGA
- a CDS encoding thioredoxin domain-containing protein — protein MTTNPAEGGGATAPRGKPLLVAMLVLAVIGTGVAAHLTQIHYYTHTDPAYHSVCAVSETVNCETVAESTYSVFLGLPISVWGLFCYALAAALAILGLATRSRLHPAWPRGALFCLAAAALAGSAILAYLSFFRIDSMCIFCMTLYGVNSALFAVATALAVKSGRSPVALVAADLAAALRRPAQALALVAIFGAGVAVAELLVPPYWVHLGWSDLPALPTGVDAEGHHWIGTEKPTVIVTEFSDYECPHCRRAHRNARQMAARYPDAVQLVHRHQPLDQACNPALAKPFHRRACEFARAAECAGEQGEFWAMNDALFSVQDQVRAADVELDRLAVGIGLDRSRFRECLDSEAPRRRIAADVADAKRRHVSGTPTFFIGAQAYPGGFPQEILDAAVEARAKR, from the coding sequence ATGACCACGAACCCCGCCGAAGGCGGCGGCGCGACGGCGCCGCGCGGAAAGCCCCTCCTCGTCGCGATGCTCGTGCTCGCGGTGATCGGGACAGGAGTCGCCGCGCACCTGACGCAGATCCACTACTACACGCACACCGATCCGGCGTACCACTCGGTCTGCGCCGTGAGCGAGACCGTGAATTGCGAGACCGTGGCCGAGTCGACGTACTCGGTGTTCCTGGGCCTCCCGATTTCCGTCTGGGGGCTCTTCTGCTACGCGCTCGCCGCGGCGCTCGCGATCCTCGGCCTCGCGACGAGATCGCGCCTCCACCCGGCCTGGCCGCGGGGTGCGCTCTTCTGCCTGGCGGCTGCTGCGCTCGCGGGGTCGGCGATCCTCGCGTATCTCTCGTTCTTCCGGATCGACTCGATGTGCATCTTCTGCATGACGCTGTACGGCGTGAACTCCGCGCTGTTCGCGGTGGCGACCGCTCTCGCGGTGAAGAGCGGACGCTCGCCGGTCGCGCTCGTCGCCGCGGATCTCGCGGCTGCGCTCCGCCGCCCCGCCCAGGCGCTCGCCCTCGTCGCGATCTTCGGCGCCGGCGTCGCCGTGGCCGAGCTGCTCGTGCCGCCGTACTGGGTCCACCTCGGCTGGAGCGATCTGCCGGCGCTGCCGACCGGCGTCGACGCGGAGGGCCACCACTGGATCGGCACCGAGAAGCCGACCGTCATCGTGACCGAGTTCAGCGACTACGAGTGCCCGCACTGCCGCCGCGCGCACAGGAACGCCCGCCAGATGGCCGCGCGGTACCCGGACGCGGTCCAGCTCGTGCACCGCCACCAGCCGCTCGACCAGGCGTGCAACCCGGCGCTGGCCAAGCCGTTCCACAGGCGGGCGTGCGAGTTCGCTCGCGCGGCCGAGTGTGCCGGCGAGCAGGGCGAGTTCTGGGCGATGAACGATGCGCTCTTCTCGGTGCAGGACCAGGTGCGCGCGGCCGACGTCGAGCTCGACCGTCTCGCCGTGGGGATCGGGCTCGACCGCTCGAGGTTCCGGGAGTGCCTCGACTCCGAGGCGCCGCGCCGCAGGATCGCCGCCGACGTCGCCGATGCCAAGCGGCGACACGTGTCGGGCACGCCGACGTTCTTCATCGGCGCGCAGGCCTACCCGGGCGGGTTCCCGCAAGAGATCCTGGACGCCGCGGTGGAGGCCCGGGCGAAGAGGTAG
- a CDS encoding aspartate kinase, translated as MAVIVQKYGGSSVADVEKLRKVARKACACRAEGNDVVVVVSAMGKTTNQLLALAKEVAENPPRRELDMLLTAGERITASLLSIAIQELGHEAISLTGSQCGILTNDRHSDARIIEVRPVRVEDELARGRIVIVAGFQGVSYKREITTLGRGGSDTTAVAMAAALGAVRCEIYSDVDGVYSADPNDVAGARHLPELSYEEMQEMAVAGAKVLQETAIEFAKRAGIAIYARSAFAPGRETVVRRFAPGEHHGVRAVVSERGVALVSFIAEAATECFLDILAATESAYTPIKELRLQCPAGHPTWARGSFVVSTATLPDWGRTRAALLAAGGGKLEVEEELGAVSLIGVGINPNASNVSRAARILGEIGAPILALSTSGFRISFITESGRLDGAVRALHAAFIDGDHPAAFVEAGA; from the coding sequence ATGGCCGTGATCGTCCAGAAGTACGGCGGCAGCTCGGTGGCCGACGTCGAGAAGCTGCGCAAGGTGGCGCGGAAGGCCTGCGCCTGCCGCGCGGAGGGGAACGATGTCGTCGTCGTCGTTTCCGCCATGGGCAAGACGACGAACCAGCTGCTCGCCCTCGCCAAGGAAGTGGCGGAGAACCCGCCGCGGCGCGAGCTCGACATGCTCCTGACCGCCGGCGAACGGATCACCGCGTCGCTCCTCTCGATCGCGATCCAGGAGCTCGGGCACGAGGCGATCTCGCTCACCGGCTCGCAGTGCGGCATCCTCACGAACGACCGGCACTCGGACGCCCGCATCATCGAGGTGCGGCCGGTCCGCGTCGAGGACGAGCTGGCCCGCGGCCGCATCGTCATCGTCGCGGGGTTTCAGGGCGTGAGCTACAAGCGCGAGATCACGACGCTCGGCCGCGGCGGCTCGGACACGACGGCGGTCGCCATGGCCGCGGCGCTCGGCGCCGTGCGGTGCGAGATCTACTCGGACGTCGACGGCGTGTACTCCGCGGATCCGAACGACGTCGCGGGCGCCCGGCACCTGCCGGAGCTGTCCTACGAGGAGATGCAGGAGATGGCGGTCGCCGGGGCGAAGGTGCTCCAGGAGACCGCGATCGAGTTCGCCAAGCGCGCCGGGATCGCGATCTACGCCCGGTCCGCGTTCGCGCCGGGACGGGAGACGGTCGTGCGGAGGTTCGCGCCGGGCGAGCACCACGGCGTTCGCGCTGTCGTCTCCGAGCGGGGCGTCGCGCTCGTGTCCTTCATCGCCGAGGCGGCGACCGAGTGCTTCCTCGACATCCTCGCCGCGACCGAGAGCGCGTACACGCCTATCAAGGAGCTCAGGCTGCAGTGCCCGGCGGGCCACCCGACCTGGGCCCGCGGCTCGTTCGTCGTCTCGACCGCGACGCTGCCGGACTGGGGCAGGACCAGGGCCGCGCTGCTCGCCGCGGGCGGCGGCAAGCTGGAGGTCGAGGAGGAGCTCGGCGCCGTGTCGCTCATCGGCGTGGGGATCAACCCGAACGCGTCGAACGTGAGCCGCGCCGCGCGGATCCTGGGCGAGATCGGCGCGCCGATCCTCGCGCTCTCGACGTCGGGCTTCCGCATCTCGTTCATCACGGAGAGCGGCCGGCTCGACGGCGCGGTCCGCGCACTGCACGCTGCGTTCATCGACGGCGATCACCCGGCGGCGTTCGTCGAGGCGGGCGCCTAG
- a CDS encoding sigma-54 dependent transcriptional regulator, translating into MLPPTILIVDDEKNIRRTLGLVLEGEGYEVQSFGTAEEGIAFLEAEAADLVILDIKLPGMSGVDALRKIRESKGAYHEIPVIMISGHASLAEAVDAVKIGATDFFEKPLDRDGILIRVANCLKQRRLVREVEELRAAVGERHEMIGESTVMQELLAQIRKVAPTKSRVLITGESGTGKELIARALHQMSPRATTTFIKVNCAAIPAELIESELFGYEKGAFTGAHGRKAGQFELADGGTLFLDEIGDMSLSAQAKVLRVLQSGELTRVGGQRPITVDVRVLAATNRDLERAVASGAFRDDLFFRLNVVPLRAPALRERLTDVPLLLDAFIRRFCKENGYKDKRLDAEVVRRLAGYPWPGNVRELKNVAERLVIMSGEAITVADLPEAIAGTRPTPAVLKIEGLRPSLRDFREAAERQFVLETLEESDWNISRAAQILGIERTNLHKKIKIHGLRRRDESTVIRLED; encoded by the coding sequence ATGCTCCCGCCGACAATTCTCATCGTCGACGACGAAAAGAACATCCGGCGCACGCTCGGGCTCGTGCTCGAGGGCGAGGGCTACGAGGTCCAGTCGTTCGGCACGGCCGAGGAGGGGATCGCGTTCCTCGAGGCCGAGGCCGCGGATCTCGTCATCCTGGACATCAAGCTGCCGGGCATGAGCGGCGTGGACGCGCTGCGCAAGATCCGCGAGTCCAAGGGTGCGTACCACGAGATCCCCGTCATCATGATCTCCGGACACGCGTCGCTCGCCGAGGCCGTCGACGCCGTGAAGATCGGGGCCACCGACTTCTTCGAGAAGCCGCTCGATCGCGACGGGATCCTCATCCGCGTGGCGAACTGCCTCAAGCAGCGGCGGCTCGTTCGCGAGGTCGAGGAGCTGCGCGCCGCGGTGGGCGAGCGCCATGAGATGATCGGCGAGTCGACCGTGATGCAGGAGCTGCTCGCGCAGATCCGCAAGGTCGCTCCGACCAAGAGCCGCGTGCTGATCACCGGCGAGTCGGGCACGGGCAAGGAGCTGATCGCCCGCGCCCTGCACCAGATGTCGCCGCGCGCGACTACGACGTTCATCAAGGTGAACTGCGCGGCGATTCCCGCCGAGCTCATCGAGAGCGAGCTGTTCGGCTACGAGAAGGGCGCGTTCACCGGGGCGCACGGCCGCAAGGCGGGCCAGTTCGAGCTCGCCGACGGCGGCACGCTGTTCCTCGACGAGATCGGCGACATGAGCCTGTCGGCCCAGGCGAAGGTGCTCCGCGTGCTCCAGTCCGGGGAGCTGACGCGCGTCGGCGGCCAGCGGCCGATCACCGTCGACGTCCGCGTGCTCGCGGCGACGAACCGCGATCTCGAGAGGGCCGTCGCGTCCGGCGCGTTCCGCGACGATCTCTTCTTCCGGCTCAACGTCGTGCCGCTCCGGGCGCCCGCGCTGCGCGAGCGCCTCACGGACGTCCCGCTCCTGCTCGACGCGTTCATCCGGCGGTTCTGCAAGGAGAACGGCTACAAGGACAAGCGGCTCGACGCCGAGGTGGTCCGCAGGCTCGCGGGCTATCCGTGGCCCGGCAACGTGCGCGAGCTGAAGAACGTCGCGGAGCGGCTCGTCATCATGAGCGGCGAGGCGATCACCGTCGCGGACCTGCCGGAGGCGATCGCCGGCACGAGACCCACGCCCGCCGTGCTCAAGATCGAGGGGTTGCGCCCGTCGTTGCGCGACTTCCGCGAGGCGGCGGAGCGCCAGTTCGTGCTCGAGACGCTCGAGGAGAGCGACTGGAACATCTCGCGGGCCGCCCAGATCCTCGGCATCGAGCGCACGAACCTGCACAAGAAGATCAAGATACACGGCCTGCGCCGCCGCGACGAATCCACGGTCATCCGGCTCGAGGACTAG